The window GAGCATGGTTTTCCCGCAGCAGCCCCCATTGTACGCGACCACGTGGATCTGAACCCGGACGACATCACGCAAATCACAGAACGCGAAATCGTATTCCTGGCAGATAAATTCGTGCAAGGAACCCAACGCGTCCCGCTGGAACAGCGATATCTCGCAAAGCAAAAAAAATTTCAAAACAATCCAGAAGCCGTACAAGCCGTCACGAGTCGGTTGGACCGCGCCCGCCGTGTCCTGGCCATCTACCTGGAGCAGGCTGGTCCGGCTGCCCGCCGACTATTGCAGGTGGGATGACATGCTCGTGCTCATTCGCCATGCGGCCACTATTCCCACGGCGAAAAAAACATACATCGGCACCACGGATCTGCCTCTCAGCCCCAAAGGGGAGGCACAAGCCCGAGAACTCGGCAGCGTCTTTGCCGCGGGTGCCGTTCGCGCAATTTACACCTCGCCCCTGCAACGGACTCTTCAAACCGCCTCCCAACTGGCTCAAGCGCAAAACCGGCCGGTCACCATCCTCAAAGATCTTCGGGAAATTCATCTGGGACAATGGGAAAATCGTCCCATGGCCGAAATTCGCGAACAAACACCCGACCAATACGCCGCCCGGGGAAACAATCTTGCGGACTTCCGGCCGCCCGAAGGCGAAAGTTTTTCGGACCTTGCACAACGGGCCTGGCCAATGCTGGAACAAATGGCCCATGGTCCCTTGCCCTGCGCCGTCGTCACCCATGCGGGAATTATTCGCGTCCTGCTCTGCCGCGTGCTCGGCCTTCCGTTGAACGATATTTTTCAATTTCGTCCAGGGCATCTTTGCTGTTGGGGGCTGAAACCAATTTCGTTGGAGGCGCACTCCCCGAGCAATTCGCCCGACGAACAAGGTTCCGGTTCCTCCGCTCCCATTGATTTTTGTGGCGGGCCGGAATTGCGCTTCCGGGTCGCCTTTCAGAACCTGCCTCCTGCCCAAACCGCCGCCCAACTGTGCACCACTGCCTAGCACGGCAAGACTCCGCACGAAAAAACACGCAAAAAACACGCAAAAAGACACTCAACACCTTGGTATAAATATCGATACCAAGTGGCACACCGATTGCTTTTCTTCCTCGCAGAATCGGACATGCCCGCCTCCCGGATTGCCCGGGACGGCCGAATGGAATCCGCCGCCCTCCAGCGCGACGGGAACAGGCCAAGGAGTTGAGGAACATGATGAACATTCGCGTACTGCTGGTGGATGACGATGATCGCTTCCGCAGCAATATGG of the Paucidesulfovibrio gracilis DSM 16080 genome contains:
- a CDS encoding histidine phosphatase family protein, yielding MLVLIRHAATIPTAKKTYIGTTDLPLSPKGEAQARELGSVFAAGAVRAIYTSPLQRTLQTASQLAQAQNRPVTILKDLREIHLGQWENRPMAEIREQTPDQYAARGNNLADFRPPEGESFSDLAQRAWPMLEQMAHGPLPCAVVTHAGIIRVLLCRVLGLPLNDIFQFRPGHLCCWGLKPISLEAHSPSNSPDEQGSGSSAPIDFCGGPELRFRVAFQNLPPAQTAAQLCTTA